The following are encoded together in the Echeneis naucrates chromosome 9, fEcheNa1.1, whole genome shotgun sequence genome:
- the adgrd1 gene encoding adhesion G-protein coupled receptor D1 isoform X3 gives MVHFSKAMEFSLRMNLFAAFVSCMKVYAEVRQPVKHPGLQVLANASHYWPLDAVDGIHELWDQIGNRPGYVNGSNINIVEGMVNKGIFLNGDNGGTFLHFGNYQNSCISDPTLCGPEGITFSFFWKNYEAESRFAVASGGKVISNGFSVYTNPFGGYVEFYTRGNNHRWKANISVPGPYWTHILFTWTKSDGLMVYINGTFTAGDAAGNVSENYGDAYPDLVIGTGNDRAYGHYVTGAFDEFVIWLKALSPDDIRLYYSAAIGEAVVSATTPRFSKEVISTTPAVRATEVSPPVISSHPDEIQSSKDSDSMPVLGFLKALPNRTIPHNTANNLTQAFLKSVEEVLSSPGLPEQQSTPVVSGLIETVDQVMEHMVTNLEPSPNSLISLGGTSSVADYSLMKLPLNYNLPHYRFPTQGKNYISVPGEAFTKSQTTIVGLFYHNIHNYYNEIVPVKTRINEATNFKDHKIQVASCLISLKVEPSPALSANLLGAPLIKIVLTHVLTKEQQDQVLNQSNKVFLYCAFLDYSSNEGVWSNTGCVRTDGNMTYSVCLCNHLTNFAILMQVVPLKLTTGHRVALSAIGYVGCSISIFCLAITLVTFAVLSSVSTIRNQRYHIHANLSFAILVAEILLLISAGFDPGTLPCKVMAILLHFFFLSAFAWMLVEGLHLYSMVIKVFGSEGSKHFYYYGIGWGSPLVICLVSTTSALNSYGEVDNCWLSLKNGAIWAFVAPALFVIVVNIGILISVTRIISRISGESYKVHGDANAVKLTAKAVAVLLPILGISWIFGVLAFNTHSLPFLYIFAVFNSLQGFFVFLFHCLLNSEVRAAFKHKTKVWSLTSSSIRNINVKPFNSDIMNGNKEGVTPTKMNTWDKSSNSANRIDLSAV, from the exons ATGgtacatttttcaaaagctatGGAATTTTCTTTGCGAATGAACCTTTTTGCAGCTTTTGTCTCATGCATGAAG GTTTATGCTGAAGTGAGACAACCTGTGAAGCATCCAG GCCTGCAGGTGTTGGCAAATGCCTCACATTATTGGCCTCTCGATGCCGTGGATGGAATCCATGAACTGTGGGACCAGATTGGAAACAGACCAGGTTATGTTAACGGAAGCAACATAA ACATTGTTGAAGGAATGGTTAACAAGGGTATCTTTCTGAATGGAGATAATGGTGGTACCTTTCTTCACTTTGGAAACTACCAGAACTCTTGCATCAGCGACCCTACTCTCTGTGGTCCTGAGG GGATTACCTTCTCCTTTTTTTGGAAAAACTACGAGGCAGAGTCGCGTTTCGCTGTAGCCTCTGGAGGGAAAGTTATTTCAAATGGCTTCTCTGTCTACACCAATCCCTTTGGAGGATATGTGGAGTTTTACACTCGAGGCAACAACCACAGATGGAAGGCCAACATCAGTGTTCCAG GGCCTTATTGGACTCACATCCTCTTCACTTGGACAAAAAGCGATGGCCTGATGGTCTATATCAATGGCACCTTCACTGCTGGTGACGCCGCTGGCAATGTCTCAGAGAACTATGGGGACGCTTACCCTGACCTTGTCATCGGAACTGGCAACGACAGGGCGTATGGTCACTACGTAACAGGTGCTTTTGATGAGTTCGTGATCTGGCTGAAGGCCCTTTCCCCTGACGACATTCGGCTCTACTATAGTGCCGCAATAG GTGAGGCCGTGGTGTCTGCCACAACACCCAGATTCTCCAAAGAAGTCATTTCAACGACGCCTGCAGTT AGAGCCACTGAAGTGAGTCCTCCTGTCATCAGCAGTCACCCTGACGAGATCCAAAGCTCCAAGGACTCGGATTCCATGCCAGTTTTGGGCTTCCTGAAGGCACTGCCCAACAGGACTATTCCTCACAACACTGCCAATAACCTCACACAG GCTTTTCTCAAAAGTGTGGAAGAAGTGCTGTCCTCTCCTGGGCTGCCAGAG CAGCAGTCCACCCCTGTGGTCAGCGGTCTGATTGAGACTGTGGACCAGGTGATGGAACACATGGTGACTAACCTGGAGCCCAGCCCGAACTCTCTCATCTCCCTGGGTGGAACATCTTCTGTTGCAG ATTACTCTCTGATGAAACTTCCCCTGAACTACAACTTGCCACATTATCGCTTCCCTACACAGGGCAAGAACTACATCTCTGTACCAGGGGAGGCTTTCACAAAGT CTCAAACCACGATTGTTGGCCTCTTCTATCACAACATTCACAACTACTACAATGAGATCGTTCCCGTTAAGACCAG GATTAATGAAGCCACTAATTTCAAGGATCACAAGATCCAGGTAGCAAGCTGTCTGATCTCTCTAAAAGTGGAGCCTTCACCAGCCTTATCAGCTAATCTCTTAGGAGCACCGCTCATCAAGATTGTCCTCACTCACGTCCTG actaaaGAACAGCAGGACCAAGTACTAAATCAGAGCAATAAAGTCTTCCTTTACTGTGCCTTCTTGGACTACAG TTCAAATGAGGGCGTGTGGTCCAACACAGGCTGTGTACGCACAGATGGAAACATGACGTACTCTGTATGTCTGTGCAACCACCTCACCAACTTTGCCATCCTCATGCAAGTGGTGCCCTTAAAG CTCACCACTGGCCACCGGGTGGCACTATCAGCCATCGGTTATGTAGGCTGCTCAATTTCCATCTTCTGTCTTGCCATCACTCTTGTCACCTTTGCAGTTCTATC GTCAGTGAGTACCATCCGTAACCAACGCTACCACATCCATGCAAACCTGTCCTTTGCCATCCTGGTGGCTGAGATCTTACTGCTCATCAGCGCTGGCTTTGACCCTGGCACG CTGCCCTGTAAGGTGATGGCTATCCTACTTCACTTCTTCTTCCTGAGCGCATTTGCCTGGATGCTGGTGGAGGGCCTCCACCTCTACAGTATGGTGATCAAGGTGTTCGGTTCTGAGGGCAGCAAGCATTTCTACTACTATGGCATTGGCTGGG GCTCTCCTTTGGTAATATGCCTGGTGTCCACtacttcagctctgaacagttATGGCGAGGTTGACAA CTGTTGGCTGTCATTGAAGAATGGTGCCATCTGGGCATTTGTGGCACCTGCACTGTTTGTCATTGTG GTGAACATTGGCATTCTGATATCTGTGACCAGGATCATATCTCGAATCAGTGGAGAGAGTTACAAGGTTCATGGAGATGCCAATGCAGTAAA gcTGACTGCAAAGGCAgtagctgtgctgctgcctATTCTCGGGATATCCTGGATCTTTGGTGTTCTTGCTTtcaacacacactctctgccaTTCTTGTATATCTTTGCTGTGTTCAATTCATTACAA ggattctttgttttcttatttcactGTCTTCTCAACTCTGAG GTCAGAGCGGCTTTCAAACACAAGACAAAGGTGTGGTCTCTGACCAGCAGCTCCATCCGAAACATCAATGTGAAGCCCTTCAACTCTGACATC ATGAATGGAAATAAGGAGGGCGTGACTCCCACCAAGATGAACACGTGGGATAAAAGCAGCAACTCAGCCAATCGTATCGACCTCTCCGCAGTATAA
- the adgrd1 gene encoding adhesion G-protein coupled receptor D1 isoform X4 — protein MVHFSKAMEFSLRMNLFAAFVSCMKVYAEVRQPVKHPGLQVLANASHYWPLDAVDGIHELWDQIGNRPGYVNGSNINIVEGMVNKGIFLNGDNGGTFLHFGNYQNSCISDPTLCGPEGITFSFFWKNYEAESRFAVASGGKVISNGFSVYTNPFGGYVEFYTRGNNHRWKANISVPGPYWTHILFTWTKSDGLMVYINGTFTAGDAAGNVSENYGDAYPDLVIGTGNDRAYGHYVTGAFDEFVIWLKALSPDDIRLYYSAAIGEAVVSATTPRFSKEVISTTPAVRATEVSPPVISSHPDEIQSSKDSDSMPVLGFLKALPNRTIPHNTANNLTQAFLKSVEEVLSSPGLPEQSTPVVSGLIETVDQVMEHMVTNLEPSPNSLISLGGTSSVADYSLMKLPLNYNLPHYRFPTQGKNYISVPGEAFTKSQTTIVGLFYHNIHNYYNEIVPVKTRINEATNFKDHKIQVASCLISLKVEPSPALSANLLGAPLIKIVLTHVLTKEQQDQVLNQSNKVFLYCAFLDYSSNEGVWSNTGCVRTDGNMTYSVCLCNHLTNFAILMQVVPLKLTTGHRVALSAIGYVGCSISIFCLAITLVTFAVLSSVSTIRNQRYHIHANLSFAILVAEILLLISAGFDPGTLPCKVMAILLHFFFLSAFAWMLVEGLHLYSMVIKVFGSEGSKHFYYYGIGWGSPLVICLVSTTSALNSYGEVDNCWLSLKNGAIWAFVAPALFVIVVNIGILISVTRIISRISGESYKVHGDANAVKLTAKAVAVLLPILGISWIFGVLAFNTHSLPFLYIFAVFNSLQGFFVFLFHCLLNSEVRAAFKHKTKVWSLTSSSIRNINVKPFNSDIMNGNKEGVTPTKMNTWDKSSNSANRIDLSAV, from the exons ATGgtacatttttcaaaagctatGGAATTTTCTTTGCGAATGAACCTTTTTGCAGCTTTTGTCTCATGCATGAAG GTTTATGCTGAAGTGAGACAACCTGTGAAGCATCCAG GCCTGCAGGTGTTGGCAAATGCCTCACATTATTGGCCTCTCGATGCCGTGGATGGAATCCATGAACTGTGGGACCAGATTGGAAACAGACCAGGTTATGTTAACGGAAGCAACATAA ACATTGTTGAAGGAATGGTTAACAAGGGTATCTTTCTGAATGGAGATAATGGTGGTACCTTTCTTCACTTTGGAAACTACCAGAACTCTTGCATCAGCGACCCTACTCTCTGTGGTCCTGAGG GGATTACCTTCTCCTTTTTTTGGAAAAACTACGAGGCAGAGTCGCGTTTCGCTGTAGCCTCTGGAGGGAAAGTTATTTCAAATGGCTTCTCTGTCTACACCAATCCCTTTGGAGGATATGTGGAGTTTTACACTCGAGGCAACAACCACAGATGGAAGGCCAACATCAGTGTTCCAG GGCCTTATTGGACTCACATCCTCTTCACTTGGACAAAAAGCGATGGCCTGATGGTCTATATCAATGGCACCTTCACTGCTGGTGACGCCGCTGGCAATGTCTCAGAGAACTATGGGGACGCTTACCCTGACCTTGTCATCGGAACTGGCAACGACAGGGCGTATGGTCACTACGTAACAGGTGCTTTTGATGAGTTCGTGATCTGGCTGAAGGCCCTTTCCCCTGACGACATTCGGCTCTACTATAGTGCCGCAATAG GTGAGGCCGTGGTGTCTGCCACAACACCCAGATTCTCCAAAGAAGTCATTTCAACGACGCCTGCAGTT AGAGCCACTGAAGTGAGTCCTCCTGTCATCAGCAGTCACCCTGACGAGATCCAAAGCTCCAAGGACTCGGATTCCATGCCAGTTTTGGGCTTCCTGAAGGCACTGCCCAACAGGACTATTCCTCACAACACTGCCAATAACCTCACACAG GCTTTTCTCAAAAGTGTGGAAGAAGTGCTGTCCTCTCCTGGGCTGCCAGAG CAGTCCACCCCTGTGGTCAGCGGTCTGATTGAGACTGTGGACCAGGTGATGGAACACATGGTGACTAACCTGGAGCCCAGCCCGAACTCTCTCATCTCCCTGGGTGGAACATCTTCTGTTGCAG ATTACTCTCTGATGAAACTTCCCCTGAACTACAACTTGCCACATTATCGCTTCCCTACACAGGGCAAGAACTACATCTCTGTACCAGGGGAGGCTTTCACAAAGT CTCAAACCACGATTGTTGGCCTCTTCTATCACAACATTCACAACTACTACAATGAGATCGTTCCCGTTAAGACCAG GATTAATGAAGCCACTAATTTCAAGGATCACAAGATCCAGGTAGCAAGCTGTCTGATCTCTCTAAAAGTGGAGCCTTCACCAGCCTTATCAGCTAATCTCTTAGGAGCACCGCTCATCAAGATTGTCCTCACTCACGTCCTG actaaaGAACAGCAGGACCAAGTACTAAATCAGAGCAATAAAGTCTTCCTTTACTGTGCCTTCTTGGACTACAG TTCAAATGAGGGCGTGTGGTCCAACACAGGCTGTGTACGCACAGATGGAAACATGACGTACTCTGTATGTCTGTGCAACCACCTCACCAACTTTGCCATCCTCATGCAAGTGGTGCCCTTAAAG CTCACCACTGGCCACCGGGTGGCACTATCAGCCATCGGTTATGTAGGCTGCTCAATTTCCATCTTCTGTCTTGCCATCACTCTTGTCACCTTTGCAGTTCTATC GTCAGTGAGTACCATCCGTAACCAACGCTACCACATCCATGCAAACCTGTCCTTTGCCATCCTGGTGGCTGAGATCTTACTGCTCATCAGCGCTGGCTTTGACCCTGGCACG CTGCCCTGTAAGGTGATGGCTATCCTACTTCACTTCTTCTTCCTGAGCGCATTTGCCTGGATGCTGGTGGAGGGCCTCCACCTCTACAGTATGGTGATCAAGGTGTTCGGTTCTGAGGGCAGCAAGCATTTCTACTACTATGGCATTGGCTGGG GCTCTCCTTTGGTAATATGCCTGGTGTCCACtacttcagctctgaacagttATGGCGAGGTTGACAA CTGTTGGCTGTCATTGAAGAATGGTGCCATCTGGGCATTTGTGGCACCTGCACTGTTTGTCATTGTG GTGAACATTGGCATTCTGATATCTGTGACCAGGATCATATCTCGAATCAGTGGAGAGAGTTACAAGGTTCATGGAGATGCCAATGCAGTAAA gcTGACTGCAAAGGCAgtagctgtgctgctgcctATTCTCGGGATATCCTGGATCTTTGGTGTTCTTGCTTtcaacacacactctctgccaTTCTTGTATATCTTTGCTGTGTTCAATTCATTACAA ggattctttgttttcttatttcactGTCTTCTCAACTCTGAG GTCAGAGCGGCTTTCAAACACAAGACAAAGGTGTGGTCTCTGACCAGCAGCTCCATCCGAAACATCAATGTGAAGCCCTTCAACTCTGACATC ATGAATGGAAATAAGGAGGGCGTGACTCCCACCAAGATGAACACGTGGGATAAAAGCAGCAACTCAGCCAATCGTATCGACCTCTCCGCAGTATAA
- the adgrd1 gene encoding adhesion G-protein coupled receptor D1 isoform X5, with translation MVHFSKAMEFSLRMNLFAAFVSCMKVYAEVRQPVKHPDIVEGMVNKGIFLNGDNGGTFLHFGNYQNSCISDPTLCGPEGITFSFFWKNYEAESRFAVASGGKVISNGFSVYTNPFGGYVEFYTRGNNHRWKANISVPGPYWTHILFTWTKSDGLMVYINGTFTAGDAAGNVSENYGDAYPDLVIGTGNDRAYGHYVTGAFDEFVIWLKALSPDDIRLYYSAAIGEAVVSATTPRFSKEVISTTPAVRATEVSPPVISSHPDEIQSSKDSDSMPVLGFLKALPNRTIPHNTANNLTQAFLKSVEEVLSSPGLPEQQSTPVVSGLIETVDQVMEHMVTNLEPSPNSLISLGGTSSVADYSLMKLPLNYNLPHYRFPTQGKNYISVPGEAFTKSQTTIVGLFYHNIHNYYNEIVPVKTRINEATNFKDHKIQVASCLISLKVEPSPALSANLLGAPLIKIVLTHVLTKEQQDQVLNQSNKVFLYCAFLDYSSNEGVWSNTGCVRTDGNMTYSVCLCNHLTNFAILMQVVPLKLTTGHRVALSAIGYVGCSISIFCLAITLVTFAVLSSVSTIRNQRYHIHANLSFAILVAEILLLISAGFDPGTLPCKVMAILLHFFFLSAFAWMLVEGLHLYSMVIKVFGSEGSKHFYYYGIGWGSPLVICLVSTTSALNSYGEVDNCWLSLKNGAIWAFVAPALFVIVVNIGILISVTRIISRISGESYKVHGDANAVKLTAKAVAVLLPILGISWIFGVLAFNTHSLPFLYIFAVFNSLQGFFVFLFHCLLNSEVRAAFKHKTKVWSLTSSSIRNINVKPFNSDIMNGNKEGVTPTKMNTWDKSSNSANRIDLSAV, from the exons ATGgtacatttttcaaaagctatGGAATTTTCTTTGCGAATGAACCTTTTTGCAGCTTTTGTCTCATGCATGAAG GTTTATGCTGAAGTGAGACAACCTGTGAAGCATCCAG ACATTGTTGAAGGAATGGTTAACAAGGGTATCTTTCTGAATGGAGATAATGGTGGTACCTTTCTTCACTTTGGAAACTACCAGAACTCTTGCATCAGCGACCCTACTCTCTGTGGTCCTGAGG GGATTACCTTCTCCTTTTTTTGGAAAAACTACGAGGCAGAGTCGCGTTTCGCTGTAGCCTCTGGAGGGAAAGTTATTTCAAATGGCTTCTCTGTCTACACCAATCCCTTTGGAGGATATGTGGAGTTTTACACTCGAGGCAACAACCACAGATGGAAGGCCAACATCAGTGTTCCAG GGCCTTATTGGACTCACATCCTCTTCACTTGGACAAAAAGCGATGGCCTGATGGTCTATATCAATGGCACCTTCACTGCTGGTGACGCCGCTGGCAATGTCTCAGAGAACTATGGGGACGCTTACCCTGACCTTGTCATCGGAACTGGCAACGACAGGGCGTATGGTCACTACGTAACAGGTGCTTTTGATGAGTTCGTGATCTGGCTGAAGGCCCTTTCCCCTGACGACATTCGGCTCTACTATAGTGCCGCAATAG GTGAGGCCGTGGTGTCTGCCACAACACCCAGATTCTCCAAAGAAGTCATTTCAACGACGCCTGCAGTT AGAGCCACTGAAGTGAGTCCTCCTGTCATCAGCAGTCACCCTGACGAGATCCAAAGCTCCAAGGACTCGGATTCCATGCCAGTTTTGGGCTTCCTGAAGGCACTGCCCAACAGGACTATTCCTCACAACACTGCCAATAACCTCACACAG GCTTTTCTCAAAAGTGTGGAAGAAGTGCTGTCCTCTCCTGGGCTGCCAGAG CAGCAGTCCACCCCTGTGGTCAGCGGTCTGATTGAGACTGTGGACCAGGTGATGGAACACATGGTGACTAACCTGGAGCCCAGCCCGAACTCTCTCATCTCCCTGGGTGGAACATCTTCTGTTGCAG ATTACTCTCTGATGAAACTTCCCCTGAACTACAACTTGCCACATTATCGCTTCCCTACACAGGGCAAGAACTACATCTCTGTACCAGGGGAGGCTTTCACAAAGT CTCAAACCACGATTGTTGGCCTCTTCTATCACAACATTCACAACTACTACAATGAGATCGTTCCCGTTAAGACCAG GATTAATGAAGCCACTAATTTCAAGGATCACAAGATCCAGGTAGCAAGCTGTCTGATCTCTCTAAAAGTGGAGCCTTCACCAGCCTTATCAGCTAATCTCTTAGGAGCACCGCTCATCAAGATTGTCCTCACTCACGTCCTG actaaaGAACAGCAGGACCAAGTACTAAATCAGAGCAATAAAGTCTTCCTTTACTGTGCCTTCTTGGACTACAG TTCAAATGAGGGCGTGTGGTCCAACACAGGCTGTGTACGCACAGATGGAAACATGACGTACTCTGTATGTCTGTGCAACCACCTCACCAACTTTGCCATCCTCATGCAAGTGGTGCCCTTAAAG CTCACCACTGGCCACCGGGTGGCACTATCAGCCATCGGTTATGTAGGCTGCTCAATTTCCATCTTCTGTCTTGCCATCACTCTTGTCACCTTTGCAGTTCTATC GTCAGTGAGTACCATCCGTAACCAACGCTACCACATCCATGCAAACCTGTCCTTTGCCATCCTGGTGGCTGAGATCTTACTGCTCATCAGCGCTGGCTTTGACCCTGGCACG CTGCCCTGTAAGGTGATGGCTATCCTACTTCACTTCTTCTTCCTGAGCGCATTTGCCTGGATGCTGGTGGAGGGCCTCCACCTCTACAGTATGGTGATCAAGGTGTTCGGTTCTGAGGGCAGCAAGCATTTCTACTACTATGGCATTGGCTGGG GCTCTCCTTTGGTAATATGCCTGGTGTCCACtacttcagctctgaacagttATGGCGAGGTTGACAA CTGTTGGCTGTCATTGAAGAATGGTGCCATCTGGGCATTTGTGGCACCTGCACTGTTTGTCATTGTG GTGAACATTGGCATTCTGATATCTGTGACCAGGATCATATCTCGAATCAGTGGAGAGAGTTACAAGGTTCATGGAGATGCCAATGCAGTAAA gcTGACTGCAAAGGCAgtagctgtgctgctgcctATTCTCGGGATATCCTGGATCTTTGGTGTTCTTGCTTtcaacacacactctctgccaTTCTTGTATATCTTTGCTGTGTTCAATTCATTACAA ggattctttgttttcttatttcactGTCTTCTCAACTCTGAG GTCAGAGCGGCTTTCAAACACAAGACAAAGGTGTGGTCTCTGACCAGCAGCTCCATCCGAAACATCAATGTGAAGCCCTTCAACTCTGACATC ATGAATGGAAATAAGGAGGGCGTGACTCCCACCAAGATGAACACGTGGGATAAAAGCAGCAACTCAGCCAATCGTATCGACCTCTCCGCAGTATAA
- the adgrd1 gene encoding adhesion G-protein coupled receptor D1 isoform X2 has translation MVHFSKAMEFSLRMNLFAAFVSCMKVYAEVRQPVKHPGLQVLANASHYWPLDAVDGIHELWDQIGNRPGYVNGSNITLRIHNHTVLPSSHNSSYVYTNDSAFTNISATVDIVEGMVNKGIFLNGDNGGTFLHFGNYQNSCISDPTLCGPEGITFSFFWKNYEAESRFAVASGGKVISNGFSVYTNPFGGYVEFYTRGNNHRWKANISVPGPYWTHILFTWTKSDGLMVYINGTFTAGDAAGNVSENYGDAYPDLVIGTGNDRAYGHYVTGAFDEFVIWLKALSPDDIRLYYSAAIGEAVVSATTPRFSKEVISTTPAVRATEVSPPVISSHPDEIQSSKDSDSMPVLGFLKALPNRTIPHNTANNLTQAFLKSVEEVLSSPGLPEQSTPVVSGLIETVDQVMEHMVTNLEPSPNSLISLGGTSSVADYSLMKLPLNYNLPHYRFPTQGKNYISVPGEAFTKSQTTIVGLFYHNIHNYYNEIVPVKTRINEATNFKDHKIQVASCLISLKVEPSPALSANLLGAPLIKIVLTHVLTKEQQDQVLNQSNKVFLYCAFLDYSSNEGVWSNTGCVRTDGNMTYSVCLCNHLTNFAILMQVVPLKLTTGHRVALSAIGYVGCSISIFCLAITLVTFAVLSSVSTIRNQRYHIHANLSFAILVAEILLLISAGFDPGTLPCKVMAILLHFFFLSAFAWMLVEGLHLYSMVIKVFGSEGSKHFYYYGIGWGSPLVICLVSTTSALNSYGEVDNCWLSLKNGAIWAFVAPALFVIVVNIGILISVTRIISRISGESYKVHGDANAVKLTAKAVAVLLPILGISWIFGVLAFNTHSLPFLYIFAVFNSLQGFFVFLFHCLLNSEVRAAFKHKTKVWSLTSSSIRNINVKPFNSDIMNGNKEGVTPTKMNTWDKSSNSANRIDLSAV, from the exons ATGgtacatttttcaaaagctatGGAATTTTCTTTGCGAATGAACCTTTTTGCAGCTTTTGTCTCATGCATGAAG GTTTATGCTGAAGTGAGACAACCTGTGAAGCATCCAG GCCTGCAGGTGTTGGCAAATGCCTCACATTATTGGCCTCTCGATGCCGTGGATGGAATCCATGAACTGTGGGACCAGATTGGAAACAGACCAGGTTATGTTAACGGAAGCAACATAA CTCTCAGAATCCACAACCACACTGTGCTCCCCTCCTCCCATAACTCTTCCTATGTGTATACCAATGACTCTGCCTTCACTAACATTTCTGCAACAGTAG ACATTGTTGAAGGAATGGTTAACAAGGGTATCTTTCTGAATGGAGATAATGGTGGTACCTTTCTTCACTTTGGAAACTACCAGAACTCTTGCATCAGCGACCCTACTCTCTGTGGTCCTGAGG GGATTACCTTCTCCTTTTTTTGGAAAAACTACGAGGCAGAGTCGCGTTTCGCTGTAGCCTCTGGAGGGAAAGTTATTTCAAATGGCTTCTCTGTCTACACCAATCCCTTTGGAGGATATGTGGAGTTTTACACTCGAGGCAACAACCACAGATGGAAGGCCAACATCAGTGTTCCAG GGCCTTATTGGACTCACATCCTCTTCACTTGGACAAAAAGCGATGGCCTGATGGTCTATATCAATGGCACCTTCACTGCTGGTGACGCCGCTGGCAATGTCTCAGAGAACTATGGGGACGCTTACCCTGACCTTGTCATCGGAACTGGCAACGACAGGGCGTATGGTCACTACGTAACAGGTGCTTTTGATGAGTTCGTGATCTGGCTGAAGGCCCTTTCCCCTGACGACATTCGGCTCTACTATAGTGCCGCAATAG GTGAGGCCGTGGTGTCTGCCACAACACCCAGATTCTCCAAAGAAGTCATTTCAACGACGCCTGCAGTT AGAGCCACTGAAGTGAGTCCTCCTGTCATCAGCAGTCACCCTGACGAGATCCAAAGCTCCAAGGACTCGGATTCCATGCCAGTTTTGGGCTTCCTGAAGGCACTGCCCAACAGGACTATTCCTCACAACACTGCCAATAACCTCACACAG GCTTTTCTCAAAAGTGTGGAAGAAGTGCTGTCCTCTCCTGGGCTGCCAGAG CAGTCCACCCCTGTGGTCAGCGGTCTGATTGAGACTGTGGACCAGGTGATGGAACACATGGTGACTAACCTGGAGCCCAGCCCGAACTCTCTCATCTCCCTGGGTGGAACATCTTCTGTTGCAG ATTACTCTCTGATGAAACTTCCCCTGAACTACAACTTGCCACATTATCGCTTCCCTACACAGGGCAAGAACTACATCTCTGTACCAGGGGAGGCTTTCACAAAGT CTCAAACCACGATTGTTGGCCTCTTCTATCACAACATTCACAACTACTACAATGAGATCGTTCCCGTTAAGACCAG GATTAATGAAGCCACTAATTTCAAGGATCACAAGATCCAGGTAGCAAGCTGTCTGATCTCTCTAAAAGTGGAGCCTTCACCAGCCTTATCAGCTAATCTCTTAGGAGCACCGCTCATCAAGATTGTCCTCACTCACGTCCTG actaaaGAACAGCAGGACCAAGTACTAAATCAGAGCAATAAAGTCTTCCTTTACTGTGCCTTCTTGGACTACAG TTCAAATGAGGGCGTGTGGTCCAACACAGGCTGTGTACGCACAGATGGAAACATGACGTACTCTGTATGTCTGTGCAACCACCTCACCAACTTTGCCATCCTCATGCAAGTGGTGCCCTTAAAG CTCACCACTGGCCACCGGGTGGCACTATCAGCCATCGGTTATGTAGGCTGCTCAATTTCCATCTTCTGTCTTGCCATCACTCTTGTCACCTTTGCAGTTCTATC GTCAGTGAGTACCATCCGTAACCAACGCTACCACATCCATGCAAACCTGTCCTTTGCCATCCTGGTGGCTGAGATCTTACTGCTCATCAGCGCTGGCTTTGACCCTGGCACG CTGCCCTGTAAGGTGATGGCTATCCTACTTCACTTCTTCTTCCTGAGCGCATTTGCCTGGATGCTGGTGGAGGGCCTCCACCTCTACAGTATGGTGATCAAGGTGTTCGGTTCTGAGGGCAGCAAGCATTTCTACTACTATGGCATTGGCTGGG GCTCTCCTTTGGTAATATGCCTGGTGTCCACtacttcagctctgaacagttATGGCGAGGTTGACAA CTGTTGGCTGTCATTGAAGAATGGTGCCATCTGGGCATTTGTGGCACCTGCACTGTTTGTCATTGTG GTGAACATTGGCATTCTGATATCTGTGACCAGGATCATATCTCGAATCAGTGGAGAGAGTTACAAGGTTCATGGAGATGCCAATGCAGTAAA gcTGACTGCAAAGGCAgtagctgtgctgctgcctATTCTCGGGATATCCTGGATCTTTGGTGTTCTTGCTTtcaacacacactctctgccaTTCTTGTATATCTTTGCTGTGTTCAATTCATTACAA ggattctttgttttcttatttcactGTCTTCTCAACTCTGAG GTCAGAGCGGCTTTCAAACACAAGACAAAGGTGTGGTCTCTGACCAGCAGCTCCATCCGAAACATCAATGTGAAGCCCTTCAACTCTGACATC ATGAATGGAAATAAGGAGGGCGTGACTCCCACCAAGATGAACACGTGGGATAAAAGCAGCAACTCAGCCAATCGTATCGACCTCTCCGCAGTATAA